From a region of the Methanobrevibacter olleyae genome:
- a CDS encoding 30S ribosomal protein S8, producing MTLMDPLADALTNIRNNERQVNDHCTISPASNLIGRVLSTMQKENYIGEFEFIDDNKAGKFEVELEGNINQCGVIKPRHAVKKDEFEKFEKRYLPAKNFGILIVTTPEGIMTHREAKEKGIGGRLLAYMY from the coding sequence ATGACTCTTATGGATCCTCTTGCTGATGCTTTAACAAACATTAGAAATAACGAACGTCAAGTAAATGACCACTGTACTATTTCTCCAGCATCCAATTTAATTGGACGTGTGTTAAGCACTATGCAAAAAGAGAATTATATAGGTGAATTTGAATTTATAGATGACAATAAAGCTGGAAAGTTCGAAGTAGAATTGGAAGGTAATATTAATCAATGTGGTGTAATTAAACCTCGTCATGCTGTAAAGAAAGATGAATTTGAGAAATTCGAAAAAAGATATTTACCAGCAAAGAACTTCGGTATCTTAATCGTAACTACTCCTGAAGGTATTATGACCCACAGGGAAGCTAAAGAAAAAGGTATCGGCGGACGTTTACTGGCTTACATGTATTAG
- a CDS encoding 30S ribosomal protein S14 gives MIMLPRKYGKAAKKCSRCGDHSAIVSRYGLNLCRQCFREIAPKIGFKKYN, from the coding sequence GTGATTATGTTGCCAAGAAAATACGGAAAAGCAGCAAAAAAATGTAGCCGTTGTGGAGATCATTCTGCTATTGTAAGCAGATACGGACTCAACTTGTGTAGGCAATGTTTTAGAGAAATTGCTCCTAAAATAGGATTTAAAAAATATAATTAG
- a CDS encoding 50S ribosomal protein L6, producing the protein MVLAAAIREEIEIPEGVEVIIEDEITVKGPNGQTSRKFTYSNVTITKEDNLLVLETAFPKKKDKSMIGTTKAHINNMITGVTDGFTYHMKIVFAHFPMTVKVEANKVTIENFIGERHPRSVKIVGDAKVQVKGDEVIITGVNKEDVGQTMANLEQATKIRGKDPRVFQDGIYLTSRE; encoded by the coding sequence ATGGTATTAGCTGCAGCTATAAGGGAAGAAATTGAAATCCCTGAAGGCGTTGAAGTTATAATTGAAGATGAAATTACTGTAAAAGGACCAAATGGTCAAACTTCTAGAAAATTTACTTACTCTAATGTAACTATTACAAAAGAAGATAATCTTCTTGTTCTTGAAACTGCTTTCCCTAAAAAGAAAGACAAATCTATGATTGGAACTACTAAAGCTCATATTAACAATATGATTACTGGTGTAACCGATGGTTTCACTTACCATATGAAAATTGTATTTGCTCACTTTCCAATGACTGTAAAAGTAGAAGCTAATAAAGTAACTATCGAAAACTTTATTGGAGAAAGACATCCTAGATCTGTAAAAATTGTTGGAGACGCTAAAGTTCAAGTTAAAGGTGATGAGGTAATTATTACCGGTGTTAATAAAGAAGATGTTGGTCAAACTATGGCTAATTTAGAACAGGCTACTAAAATTAGAGGTAAAGATCCTAGAGTATTCCAGGATGGTATCTATTTAACTAGTAGAGAATAG
- a CDS encoding 50S ribosomal protein L5, translating to MNPMNKVIISKATINIGVGEAGEKLSRAMTLIENMTGQTPVKTFSKVTNPEWGIRKRQPIACKVTLRGERAENAIKMVLEGINNKLRPSQFDAQGNVSFGIREHIDIPGMRYDPDIGIFGMNLSITFEKPGYRIKRRKIQKKSIPKRHRITPEETMKFMEEKFNVTIAEDEEY from the coding sequence ATGAACCCAATGAATAAAGTTATTATTTCTAAAGCTACTATCAACATTGGTGTCGGTGAAGCTGGTGAAAAGTTATCTAGAGCTATGACTCTTATTGAAAATATGACTGGTCAGACTCCTGTAAAAACCTTTTCTAAAGTTACTAACCCAGAATGGGGTATTAGAAAAAGACAGCCTATTGCATGTAAAGTAACTCTCCGTGGAGAAAGAGCTGAAAATGCAATTAAAATGGTTTTAGAAGGTATTAATAATAAATTAAGACCTAGTCAATTTGATGCACAAGGTAATGTTTCTTTTGGTATTAGAGAACATATTGATATTCCAGGAATGAGATATGATCCAGATATTGGTATTTTTGGTATGAATCTTTCTATTACCTTTGAAAAACCAGGTTATAGAATTAAAAGAAGAAAAATACAAAAGAAATCTATTCCAAAAAGACACAGAATCACTCCTGAAGAAACTATGAAATTTATGGAAGAAAAATTCAATGTTACTATAGCAGAAGATGAAGAATATTAA
- a CDS encoding 50S ribosomal protein L32e yields the protein MSKDFKRQEYARYKKLGTKWRRPRGKTSKMRRYEAGKPAMPSIGYRTPKATRGLHPSGYKDVLVFNMKDLEAINAETEAARISASIGKRKKELMLSKASELGIKVLNK from the coding sequence ATGAGTAAAGATTTTAAAAGACAAGAATATGCTCGTTATAAAAAATTAGGAACCAAATGGAGACGTCCTAGAGGAAAAACTAGTAAAATGAGAAGATACGAAGCAGGAAAACCTGCAATGCCATCTATTGGTTATCGTACTCCTAAAGCTACTAGAGGATTACATCCTTCTGGTTACAAAGATGTTCTTGTTTTTAACATGAAAGATTTAGAAGCTATTAATGCAGAAACTGAAGCTGCAAGAATCAGTGCTTCTATTGGTAAACGTAAAAAAGAATTGATGTTATCTAAAGCATCAGAATTAGGTATAAAAGTTTTAAATAAATAA
- a CDS encoding 50S ribosomal protein L19e, producing the protein MNLTTQKRLAASILKVGVNRVWIDPEKVEEVSRAITREGIKQLINQDIIKARPKTGISSYRSKKIKEQKKKGKRKGRGSVKGAKNARTPKKQVWMKTIRALRTDLKDMRNAGEIDPTTYRKLYKMAKGGAFRSKSYMKTYARDHDLIK; encoded by the coding sequence ATGAATCTTACTACACAAAAAAGATTAGCTGCTAGTATACTTAAAGTTGGAGTAAACCGTGTATGGATAGATCCTGAAAAAGTAGAAGAAGTTTCTAGAGCTATTACAAGAGAAGGTATTAAACAACTTATAAATCAAGATATTATTAAAGCTAGACCAAAAACTGGTATTAGTAGCTACAGATCTAAAAAGATTAAAGAACAAAAGAAAAAAGGTAAACGTAAAGGAAGAGGTAGTGTTAAAGGAGCTAAAAACGCTCGTACTCCTAAAAAACAAGTTTGGATGAAAACTATCCGTGCTTTAAGAACTGATTTAAAAGATATGAGAAATGCAGGTGAAATTGACCCTACTACCTACCGTAAATTATACAAAATGGCTAAAGGTGGAGCTTTCAGAAGTAAATCTTACATGAAAACTTACGCTAGAGACCATGATTTAATTAAATAG